In a single window of the Perca flavescens isolate YP-PL-M2 chromosome 18, PFLA_1.0, whole genome shotgun sequence genome:
- the cebpz gene encoding CCAAT/enhancer-binding protein zeta yields MASKNKSRKKSKASNKVTFQPEEDDMEAENCGGEEDEDPAENGGEDRGKKEEEEFSLDEVLRLGGTQADYILLAGLNDTNELIDGGKKGAIDDLEEGELEKFIAKLGVRAYSGLQVIPDEPEGDAADPGGGTEGEKKAKAKKAAAAVVVVPPEEDAANAEQPKVTAKQEERQKAKKTKDAARKKQNVNVFEFQRRQILLIKPGGKWFDLEYTAEGSSAPQDPSLVSRYKALAQQLFEADVALYKSKKNLQKGANSNWMKTVVSSGVLADRMAAMTVLIQDAPVHTLEHVESLVSMVKKRGSRRMGLMALDTLRELLLSDLLPEHRKLRAFAERPFDRLEEKASGNRDARDRRLVLWYFEHHLKHRVAEFAAALDDVAHDTVAATKAKALATAYELLCNRPEQERALLVQVVNKLGDPEYKTAAKASYLLESLLHKHPNMKAVVCCEVERIMFRPNIAAKAQYYAVCFLSQVMLSHDEADLAAKLIAIYFSFFRACVKKKDVESKMLSALLSGVNRAYPYAGAGDEKVKEQLDTLFRVVHLVKFNTAVQALMLLFQVMDSQQSISDRYYVALYRKLLDTGLSSSSRQSMFLNLLYKSLKADIVLRRVKAFVKRLLQVSAEQSASFACGALFLVSEVMKAKPSLKILLQEDGEGEEEEFKDLAEEKDDDDEEERFVDADKLEEGASLETAKAKPAASWVHHQNLEGGKSSHRYDPLHRNPLFCGADHTTLWELQRLAVHFHPSVSLFAKTILQGGSIQYSGDPLQDFTLIRFLDRFVFRNPKQQKGKQNTDSAALTPKHSSLISIPVNCEEFLSKEESQVAVDEIFFHRFFRKRQQDKQRKTRRPRGDGDDDSVEDVDDEEFEKLLDSCEGDSYFTDLAIDDLDFAGNVKSKKGKKDAEESDSEDSDLDDLDDEEVSLGSMDEEDFGDELDEDGGTFMDPDGGGDEDDDDEVPELEDAAFGDSDDEMEVPDITPRTKKGKRKSSESLGPKQGKKKKGKKDVAMFVSADEFGSLLDENAGSKFDNIGLNAMANTDKAGLKQLKWESQRNDWIQGRDVKTLRRKKTTFNKKKAFGRARAVGNKKRKK; encoded by the exons ATGGCGTCGAAAAACAAGTCCCGAAAAAAATCCAAAGCGAGCAATAAAGTGACATTTCAGCCTGAAGAAGACGACATGGAGGCTGAAAACTGCGGCGGAGAGGAAGACGAAGACCCCGCAGAGAATGGAGGTGAAGACAGAGggaagaaagaagaggaagagttCAGTCTGGACGAAGTTTTACGGCTGGGAGGAACGCAG GCCGACTACATCCTGCTGGCCGGCCTGAACGACACCAACGAGCTCATCGACGGAGGAAAGAAAGGAGCGATAGACGACCTGGAAGAGGGCGAGCTCGAGAAGTTCATCGCCAAACTGGGCGTCCGGGCGTACTCGGGACTGCAGGTCATCCCGGATGAGCCCGAAGGTGACGCGGCAGACCCCGGCGGCGGTACGGAGGGCGaaaaaaaggctaaagcaaagaaagcagcagcagcggtggtggtggtgccgCCAGAGGAAGACGCAGCCAACGCAGAGCAGCCGAAAGTCACCGCGAagcaggaggagagacagaaggccAAGAAGACTAAAGACGCCGCGAGAAAGAAGCAGAACGTCAACGTGTTTGAGTTCCAGCGGCGACAGATCCTGCTGATCAAACCCGGGGGGAAGTGGTTCGACCTGGAGTACACCGCGGAGGGCTCGTCGGCGCCGCAAGACCCGTCCCTGGTGTCCCGGTACAAGGCGCTCGCCCAGCAGCTGTTCGAGGCCGACGTGGCGCTCTACAAGAGCAAGAAGAACCTGCAGAAAGGCGCCAACTCCAACTGGATGAAGACGGTCGTGTCCTCGGGCGTGCTGGCCGACAGGATGGCGGCCATGACGGTGCTGATCCAGGACGCGCCGGTGCACACGCTGGAGCACGTGGAGAGCCTGGTGTCCATGGTGAAGAAACGGGGCAGCCGCCGCATGGGCCTGATGGCGCTGGACACGCTGCGCGAGCTGCTTCTGTCCGACCTGCTGCCGGAGCACCGGAAGCTCCGCGCCTTCGCCGAGCGCCCGTTCGACCGGCTGGAGGAGAAGGCGAGCGGCAACCGCGACGCTCGCGACCGGCGCCTCGTCCTCTGGTACTTCGAGCACCACCTGAAGCACCGCGTGGCCGAGTTCGCGGCGGCCCTGGACGACGTGGCGCACGACACTGTGGCGGCCACCAAGGCGAAGGCCCTGGCCACGGCGTACGAGTTGCTGTGCAACCGGCCGGAGCAGGAGCGCGCACTGCTCGTCCAGGTGGTCAACAAGCTGGGCGACCCCGAGTACAAGACGGCGGCCAAGGCGTCCTACCTGCTGGAGTCGCTGCTGCACAAGCACCCCAACATGAAGGCGGTGGTGTGCTGCGAGGTGGAGCGCATCATGTTCCGGCCCAACATCGCCGCCAAGGCGCAGTACTACGCGGTGTGCTTCCTCAGCCAGGTGATGCTGAGCCACGACGAGGCCGACCTCGCCGCCAAGCTCATCGCCATCTACTTCTCGTTCTTCCGCGCCTGCGTCAAGAAGAAAGACGTGGAGTCGAAGATGCTTAGCGCGCTGCTGTCGGGCGTGAACCGGGCGTATCCCTACGCTGGCGCCGGCGACGAGAAGGTGAAGGAGCAGCTGGACACGCTGTTCCGAGTGGTTCACCTGGTGAAGTTCAACACCGCGGTGCAGGCGCTCATGCTGCTCTTCCAGGTGATGGACTCGCAGCAGAGCATCTCCGACCGATACTACGTCGCTCTCTACAG GAAGCTGCTGGACACGGGGCTGTCTTCGTCCTCCAGACAGAGCATGTTCCTCAACCTGCTCTACAAGTCTCTGAAGGCGGACATCGTGCTGCGGCGCGTCAAAGCCTTCGTCAAGCGACTGCTGCAGGTCAGCGCCGAGCAGAGCGCCAGCTTCGCCTGCGGGGCGCTCTTCCTGGTGTCGGAGGTCATGAAGGCCAAACCGAGCCTCAAGATCCTGCTGCAGGAGGATGGG gagggggaggaggaggagttcaAAGACCTCGCTGAAGAGAAAGATGATGATGACGAAGAGGAGCGTTTTGTGGACGCCGACAAACTGGAGGAAGGAGCGAGTTTAGAGACGGCGAAGGCAAAGCCCGCTGCATCATGGGTACATCACCAGAACCTGGAAG GAGGGAAGAGCAGCCACCGCTACGACCCGCTGCACAGAAACCCGTTATTCTGCGGCGCCGACCACACAACGTTATGGGAGCTGCAGAGG cTCGCCGTGCACTTCCACCCCTCCGTGTCGCTGTTTGCAAAAACCATCCTGCAG GGGGGGTCCATCCAGTACTCGGGCGACCCTCTGCAGGACTTCACCCTCATCAGATTCTTGGATCGATTCGTCTTCAGAAACCCCAAACAGCAGAAGGGAAAAC AAAACACAGACTCTGCAGCGCTGACGCCCAAACACAGTTCTCTCATCTCTATACCAG TGAACTGTGAGGAGTTTCTGTCTAAAGAGGAGAGTCAGGTCGCTGTGGATGAAATCTTCTTTCATCG CTTCTTCAGGAAACGTCAGCAGGATAAGCAGCGTAAGACTCGCCGGCCGCGAGGAGACGGCGATGATGACAGCGTGGAGGACGTGGACGACGAAGAGTTTGAGAAATTGCTCG ATTCCTGCGAGGGAGACTCGTACTTCACGGACCTGGCCATCGATGATCTGGACTTTGCAGG taatGTGAAGAGTAAAAAGGGGAAGAAAGACGCGGAGGAGTCTGACTCGGAGGACTCGGACCTGGACGACCTGGACGATGAGGAGGTGTCCCTGGGCAGTATGGACGAGGAAGACTTCGGAGACGAGCTGGACGAGGACGGAGGGACGTTCATGGATCCTGATGGGGGCggagatgaagatgatgatgacgaaG ttccagagctggaggatgctGCATTCGGTG aTTCAGACGATGAGATGGAAGTTCCGGACATCACTCCTCGGACCAAGAAGGGGAAAAGGAAATCCTCCGAATCTTTAG GTCCGAAAcagggaaagaagaaaaaaggaaagaaagatgtGGCCATGTTTGTTTCTGCTGACGAA TTTGGCTCCCTGTTGGATGAGAACGCCGGCTCTAAGTTTGACAACATCGGACTGAACGCGATGGCCAACACCGACAAAGCAG GCCTGAAGCAATTGAAGTGGGAGTCTCAGCGCAACGACTGGATCCAAGGACGCGACGTCAAGACGCTGCGCAGGAAGAAGACCACGTTCAACAAGAAGAAGGCGTTCGGTCGAGCCAGGGCGGTTGGGaacaaaaagaggaagaagTAG